Part of the Streptomyces sp. NBC_01264 genome, TGAGTCCCATCTGACCCGATGTCAACACTCTCCGCATCCCGGGGGAACCTCACTCCAGACCGGTGGGCCCCCCATGCCGGTATCGCCGCAGCACCCTGTACTCATCCAGGGCATACACATCAGCATCCCGGCCCTGCGCGATCAACTCCATGCCGTGCAGTCTGCATTGATGGCCCAGCCCTCGCCAACAAGCCCAACGTTGCCTGATGCGGCACTAGCCACCCCCGGACCCTGCTGGTCCACCACTGCGGACGAGGCCGTGCTGGACGGTGGACGAGACCGAGGACTCCTCCGGCCCGCAGGGCCACGACGGCTGGCCCACCCCCGCAGCACACCGTAAGAAGGAGCACATCCGTGACGCAGCAGCACATCACCACGACCAATTCGGATGGCGAAACGGTCATCGCCGCGACCCTCGAGGACGGCACCGAGGTCACGGTCGAGAACCCCGAAGCAGCCGAACTCGGCTCCGCCTACGAGGCCTCGTGGTCTCCCGCTCGGCACACCGGGCTCCACCCTGCCTGGGTACTGACTTCGGCTTTTCAGGGTGAGGGTGGTGCGTCGAGGGTCAGGCCGGTGCCGGCTATGAAGCCGTCGAGGGTGTGGGGCCGGTATTGAAGGCGTTTGAGGCGGTTGCGGACGAGGGCTTCGAGGCGGTCGAGGGCCATGACGGCGAGGTTGGCGAGGCTGCGTTTGACGTGGGCCCATACCCACTCGACTGGGTTGAGTTCGGGTGAGTAGGCGGGCAACAGGAACACGGTCAGCCATTCACGCTCGGCGACGAAGTCGCGCATCCTGCGGGAGACGTGGGTGTTCAGCCGGTCCCAGACCAGCACGATCGGTGCCCTGACCAGCTGGTGGACTCCGTCGACGAGCGCGATGAAGTCCCGCTCGCTCATGCTGCGACGTGTTCCCTTGCCCGCGGGATGGGTCCGTAGGCGGTGACACAGCCGGGTCCTCGAGCCTGGCCGCATCGCGATCAGCCCGGCCACCGACAGCCGTCCCGACCGCCGGCCGCTGATGGTGACGACCGGAGTCACTCCTCGCCGGCCCCAGGTACGCCCCCGGGGCGGCCTGCGGGTGAACCCGGCTTCGTCTTCGAAGCAGACGTAGCCCCCGCAGGCCGCCCCTCGCCCTTTTACCTCCGGCCAGGTCGCCTCCCGCCACATACTCACGGCCTGCTCATCGCGTTCGGCGACCCGCCGGGCGGGGACCTGCGGGCTGAAGCCGAGCCGGTGCATCAACCGGGTAGCGCCCGAGACGCTGTAGGTGACGTGGAACTTCCGGCCGATCAGCGTGGCCACCCTCGACGCGGTCCACACCTGGTCCTCCACCCAGCCATGAGCGGCCGGGCCCTGCTCCAGATACGCGGCCAGCTTCTCCAGACACCGCGGGGACAGACGGCACCGTGGACCGCTCGGACCGCGGGAGGCCAGAGCCTGAACACCACCATCCCGCCACAACTGATGCCATTGATAAGCCGACTTCACGCTCACCCGAAGCCGCCGTGCGACCTCCGACGGATTGATCTTCTGCTCGAACAGCTCAGCCGCCTGCATACGAACCGTCTCCCGGCGCCGACGTCCCGCAGGAGTCAGCCCGCCCCCATCCGCATATTTCACACACCACGGATACAGCCACCCACCCAGACCCATCAGGGACTTCGCAAACATTCACCCCAAAGAGCTGAAGTCAGTAAGCGGCGTCGGACGGCTTACCCAGGGCGGAGCACTTGCCAGACAGGCCACCCGCTCGCGAAGTGCCTGCCCCGCATCCAAGCCCGGCCCCGTCTTCACCGCCTACCGGCCGGAGAACCGTGAACGAGTCGGCGGCGGCGGTGATGCTCCTCCTTCGTCTCCCGGCCGGGGTCAGCTCGGGGCAGCCCGGGACCGAGAACAGGAGACGATCCCGTTCGCGCCACCTCGTCGATTCCTGGCCGTTCCGCCGCAAGTCGCGGTTCGGTGACGTTGCGCGCTGCAACGCTCTGACCAGGTAGGCAGGCAGCCAGCAAGGAGACAGTCATGCCGTAGGCGGCTGGCTTCGAAAGCATGCATCGTTGAATCGGTGACGCCGCTCACCTGCCCCGGCACCGTGCACCATCACTGTGCCGGGGCTTGCCGCGCAAGCGGCGCGGCCGCCTTCAGTACGCGGGGCCGTCGGCCGTCGTAGACGTCCTCCTGCGAAACGGCCTCCCCTCCCCCGCCGGAGACGCTGTCAAAGGACACCGGCTCCGGGACGATGCCATCGACGAGGACCGCCTCGACGGCACCCGTGTGGGATCTACCGAACACCTCCGTCGTCCACCGCTCGTGCCTGCTCACAACGCCCTCCCCGCACCGTTCCTCAGGCGGCCCGCGATCCGCAGCCGCCTGAACACGACGATCTCGCCGACAGACCGTCGGGCAGGCCGGTATTCACGAACTGGTGGTGGGGACTTCGGCCGCGCCGCCGGCCTTGACGGCGTCCACGACGCGTTCGTGAAACGCCGCGAGGCCGTCTGGTGGGAGCGGGGTGGGGCTGCCCGTGAGGGTGTAGGACTCCTCCGCCCCCGTGTACTGGATCCGGACCTGCACGGTGCCGTTCGGGCCGGCCTCGGTCGTCACGCTGACGTCGCCGGTGATGGCGCCGACCTCGTCCGTTATCGCTCCGCCGTGCCCTGCCTTCATGTGGGCGGTCAGAGAATCCGACCCGGCCTCGCTACCGTCCGGGCCGGGGCCGTCGCTCGGGCTGCTGGGTGGTCATGAGGGGCACGTCTCCAGCATCGCGGTCAGCTTCGCCTTCTCCGTGTTCAGGGACGTTGAAGGTGCGGATGAGGGCGACGTGCTGGTTACCGATGTGGCGAGGCGAAAAGGGGGACCCGGTGCCGTCACCACCAGGCTCTTACGTCACCACCATGTCCCGGTGCTGTAAGGGAACTGAGCTCGGGGCACCCGCCCGCCCAGTCGGCCACTAGCCTGCGGCATTGGGCCCAGCAGCCCAGCCGGCCACCACACCCGGGAGACCCCGCCATGCCCATCTTCGGTCCCCGCCCCCTCCTCGCCACGATCGCCCTTGCAACCACGCTGACGCTGACCGCCTGCAACCCTGCAGCCGAAGCCGAAAGCCCTCCCGCCGCTCCCACCTCGGCCCCCGTCTCCGCGCCCGTCTCCGCGCCCGCAAGGCCCGCTTCCACCCCGCCCGCCGGTTCGGGCAAGCACACCCTGACCGAGGCCGCCACCGCCGGCGGGCTCACCAAGGCCACCGGCGCCAACGCGGTCTCCGACGTCCCCATCGACCCGGGCGAGATGCGGGACGACATGCACCTGGTGGTCGCCGACTACAACCGTGCCGGCCAGACCTCCGGCCGCCGCATCCTTTTCGTAGGCGTCGACAGCGTTCCCGAGGACCCGAACAAGCGTCGCGAGCACCTTTGGCGCGGCCTGATCGACTACGCGCTGCAGAACGGCTCCACCGGCACCCCCACCACCGCCAAGCCGTACCAGCCCGGCCCGTTCGGCGGGTCCCTCGAATGCCTCAGCCTGCCCGAGTCCGCCAACGCCACCGACGTCATCTGCGGCTGGTCCGACACCACCACCGCCGCCGTCGCACTCTTCCCCCGCACCACCCCAGCCGACGCCGCCCGCCTCTTCGCCGCCATGCGCGCCGACCTCGAACACTGACCGCCCCATCTACCGCACCCCCACGGCCGGGACCGGGCCGCCGCTGGCCGCCCGGAAGCAGCAACTGGGCGAGAGCGAGAGGCTGGTGGCCGTCAGCGTGCACCTGGCCCGCCTGAACGGAGATCAATCCTGCCGCTTGGGCGCTGATGCGTCGGCACCGGGCCAATGGCGGCACCGGCACCGTCATCGACGGGCACGCGACGGACGTGGCGCTGCTGAAGGAGCTGCGCAGGCTCGGAGGGCCTCGGTCACCGGCAGGTGACCGAGGCCTTCGCTGCATTCGGTCCCGGCCCCTCCTCCGTGAAGGCTCTGACGGGACCAGTGCGGCGCCACCCTCTCTACCCGCACACCGGGCGCACGTGCGGCCTCCGCCACGTCCTGCTCCCGCGAGCAGGACGCGGCCGGCATGGGGTCAAACTGCTGGGGAGCCGGTGTGGTCGTGACCTCGGTAGCCGTGGCCGGCTATGCCGCCGCAGTGCGCTTCTCGTCCGGCGAGGCACCGAGGGTCGGTGGGCCGGTCCGGACGACGTGACGGGCTTTGAGCGCATCGGATTCCGGCGTGTTCTCGGCATTGACCGTCACGCCTTCCTCGACGTTCTCTTCCGACAGCGTCAGCGGGCCGAACACCGGATTGATCGGCAGTTGGTACCCGGGCGGAGCTTGAGTCTCCACCCAGCAGTACGTGCCGAGTGCCTCGGTACGGGAGCACACACCGTTGGCCCCGGTGGTGCAGGAGCCTCCGATGTCGGTGTCCGGGTCGGCGCCGGTGGTCTGGAGACCCGGAATGCCGTTGGTCTCCTCCCACATCTGGAAGACGGCGCCGGCCAGCGGGTTGCCCGTGTTCTCGTCCTCCTTGATCACGGTGACCGCACCGGTGACGGGCAGGCCGGGACCGTCGCAGCCGGGCGAACCGTCGGGGCAATGGTGCGGGGGGTGGCAAGGGCTGCTGCGGAAGGCCAGATCGCTGTGGGGGGTCAACCAGCCGCCGTGACCCGGTGGGCACACGGCGCCCGCGCCGCCGCTGGCCGGAGCCGTGTTCGGGAACGGCTCTGCCGCCGCAGCGTACGTAGGGGTCGTCGCCAACAGCGCCG contains:
- a CDS encoding IS630 family transposase; this translates as MKYADGGGLTPAGRRRRETVRMQAAELFEQKINPSEVARRLRVSVKSAYQWHQLWRDGGVQALASRGPSGPRCRLSPRCLEKLAAYLEQGPAAHGWVEDQVWTASRVATLIGRKFHVTYSVSGATRLMHRLGFSPQVPARRVAERDEQAVSMWREATWPEVKGRGAACGGYVCFEDEAGFTRRPPRGRTWGRRGVTPVVTISGRRSGRLSVAGLIAMRPGSRTRLCHRLRTHPAGKGTRRSMSERDFIALVDGVHQLVRAPIVLVWDRLNTHVSRRMRDFVAEREWLTVFLLPAYSPELNPVEWVWAHVKRSLANLAVMALDRLEALVRNRLKRLQYRPHTLDGFIAGTGLTLDAPPSP
- a CDS encoding MSCRAMM family protein; the encoded protein is MLCRNPALVQLGEALPTAHRRLDAAQLPNLSHGQHVVIDELARTLAVEPGHAVSEPVQGEAERILQAVLADAEVAAQWEAGRLEKAPETVSGFAGRELRRTWASWRPWIFGTVTAALLATTPTYAAAAEPFPNTAPASGGAGAVCPPGHGGWLTPHSDLAFRSSPCHPPHHCPDGSPGCDGPGLPVTGAVTVIKEDENTGNPLAGAVFQMWEETNGIPGLQTTGADPDTDIGGSCTTGANGVCSRTEALGTYCWVETQAPPGYQLPINPVFGPLTLSEENVEEGVTVNAENTPESDALKARHVVRTGPPTLGASPDEKRTAAA